The Neobacillus sp. OS1-2 genome includes a window with the following:
- a CDS encoding polysaccharide biosynthesis protein has protein sequence MAIYYKGIFFLAAAAFLGEGIEVLVNMILARELGSHGLGLYMSILPTIFLIVLLSSFELPVSISKFIAEKEERYHRNILYHALTITIIFTSILFLVAAAVIPFIPVFNTYHPYIRWLVMILIPVIAFTSVARGYFMGLQQMGKIAVSNFLRKAIQLGALFVLFRFFSFNAESSLLIAIGTLIGSEIVVFLYLVYMFIIQFQQLKRQPFSNINKKIVRKNLMAVSIPTTGLRLFSAFTGAIQPFIIKAALVHSGLTDTLATEQFGMLMGVAVSIGFFPAFIAHSLMIVLIPGVSKTHSQKDYSTLRKMLQQVMKLTLLYGVAAVTIFYLFAPQLTSLFFKSELSSIFLQLLWPFFLFHFFIMPLQAFLIGLDLIKECFIHIIWSTIISFALILWLGSSQGWQMNGVIIGMNTGSVLLAMMHYLTVCKKIGVSVFLKGAIPKASE, from the coding sequence TTGGCTATTTACTATAAGGGAATTTTCTTTTTAGCTGCTGCTGCTTTTTTAGGGGAAGGTATTGAAGTCTTGGTGAACATGATTCTTGCAAGGGAGCTGGGATCACATGGATTAGGGCTATATATGTCCATTTTGCCAACCATCTTTTTAATTGTGTTACTGTCCAGCTTTGAGCTGCCTGTATCTATTTCCAAATTCATTGCGGAAAAAGAGGAACGCTACCACCGAAATATCCTCTATCACGCATTAACGATTACGATTATTTTCACTAGTATCCTGTTTTTGGTTGCTGCAGCGGTTATCCCGTTTATTCCGGTATTTAATACGTATCATCCCTATATTAGATGGCTTGTGATGATTCTCATTCCCGTGATTGCCTTCACCTCTGTGGCTAGAGGCTATTTTATGGGGCTGCAGCAGATGGGGAAAATTGCCGTTTCCAATTTTTTACGAAAAGCCATTCAATTAGGCGCCCTGTTTGTCCTGTTCCGTTTTTTCTCGTTTAATGCGGAATCATCGCTGTTAATTGCGATCGGAACATTGATTGGCAGTGAAATTGTCGTGTTTCTTTATTTAGTTTACATGTTTATCATCCAATTTCAGCAGCTGAAGCGTCAGCCGTTCTCCAATATCAATAAGAAGATTGTTCGGAAGAATTTAATGGCGGTATCTATTCCGACGACCGGCTTACGATTATTTTCAGCTTTCACCGGTGCAATTCAGCCGTTTATCATAAAGGCGGCATTAGTTCATTCCGGTTTGACCGACACTCTTGCGACTGAGCAATTTGGAATGCTGATGGGTGTGGCGGTATCGATTGGGTTTTTCCCAGCCTTTATTGCCCACTCACTAATGATCGTCCTCATTCCGGGTGTATCGAAAACTCATTCGCAAAAGGATTATTCAACACTCAGAAAGATGCTGCAGCAGGTGATGAAACTGACCTTGCTATACGGTGTTGCGGCGGTGACCATTTTCTATCTATTTGCACCGCAATTAACGTCTCTGTTTTTCAAATCAGAGCTATCATCCATTTTTCTGCAGCTGCTATGGCCGTTTTTCTTATTTCATTTTTTCATCATGCCATTGCAGGCCTTTTTAATTGGCCTCGATCTGATTAAGGAATGCTTTATCCATATCATCTGGTCGACGATTATTAGTTTTGCACTCATTCTTTGGCTGGGGTCCTCCCAAGGATGGCAAATGAATGGGGTTATTATTGGAATGAATACCGGGTCCGTTTTATTGGCGATGATGCATTACTTAACGGTCTGTAAGAAGATTGGGGTTTCTGTTTTTCTAAAAGGTGCAATCCCAAAGGCAAGTGAGTGA
- a CDS encoding RNA polymerase sigma factor: MKSFDDLVHAYGIAIYKYIFSLVGHKELAEDLYQEVLLSAYLAYPSIKEESKYKSWLFTIAVNKCRDYWRKEKKSKQFWKEEVYSYSVACEPTSIPEEEVLHKLSAEQLAEKVMTLPEIYRYPIYLYYYQDLTLLEIATKSNLPMSTVKTRMRRAKERLRPKMLSLA; the protein is encoded by the coding sequence ATGAAATCATTTGACGATTTAGTTCATGCATATGGAATCGCTATATATAAATATATATTTTCGTTAGTCGGTCATAAGGAGTTAGCAGAGGATCTATATCAAGAGGTATTACTCTCCGCCTATTTAGCATATCCTTCCATTAAGGAAGAGTCAAAATACAAAAGCTGGCTGTTTACGATTGCGGTTAATAAATGCCGTGATTACTGGCGGAAAGAAAAAAAGTCGAAGCAATTTTGGAAGGAAGAGGTCTATTCTTATTCAGTCGCGTGCGAACCAACATCCATTCCTGAAGAGGAAGTCCTACATAAATTATCTGCGGAACAACTGGCTGAAAAAGTGATGACATTACCGGAAATATATCGTTATCCTATTTATCTCTATTACTATCAGGATCTAACCCTTCTAGAAATTGCTACGAAAAGTAATCTGCCCATGTCAACCGTCAAAACAAGAATGAGACGGGCGAAGGAACGATTACGGCCAAAAATGCTCTCACTTGCTTAA